Proteins from one Lachnospiraceae bacterium KGMB03038 genomic window:
- a CDS encoding LysR family transcriptional regulator has translation MNTIQLECFVSVAEHLNFSRASEELKITQPAVSHQIRTLEQELDVKLFRRTSKSVSLTQEGMMFLPDAQIILKTALSAKERLGRKEHVLPLDIGCHNHMEMNLLPPVFHDLVNEFPFLRPGIHLVPFPSLLGQVVNRQIHAAFGVLDPQRKVQLDFHKLCSIPISCVCTPDHPFAEQKALTEKDFIESKNNIIVCSPRHVSSSLFSVQNHLLSQLPPEQRYFADGIESALVLAKAKMGYTLYPDMPQIREPGLVYIPIRDLPMLSFGVFYQQSDDYPVMKRFLRLLQDFLQKDFSS, from the coding sequence ATGAACACAATACAGTTAGAATGTTTCGTCAGCGTAGCGGAACATCTGAATTTTTCCAGAGCTTCTGAAGAATTGAAGATTACCCAGCCAGCTGTGAGCCATCAGATCCGGACATTGGAACAGGAACTGGATGTGAAACTGTTCCGCCGTACCAGCAAAAGCGTTTCTCTTACCCAGGAAGGAATGATGTTTCTCCCGGATGCCCAGATCATTTTGAAAACCGCTCTGTCCGCTAAGGAGCGGCTGGGCAGGAAGGAGCATGTCCTTCCCCTTGATATTGGCTGCCATAATCACATGGAGATGAATCTTCTTCCGCCTGTATTTCATGATCTGGTGAATGAATTTCCATTCCTGCGGCCGGGCATCCATCTGGTTCCCTTCCCCTCTCTTCTGGGACAGGTTGTAAACCGGCAGATCCACGCCGCTTTCGGCGTCCTGGATCCGCAGCGCAAGGTCCAGCTGGATTTCCACAAACTTTGTTCCATACCAATCTCCTGTGTCTGTACGCCGGACCATCCCTTTGCAGAACAGAAAGCATTGACGGAAAAGGATTTTATAGAAAGCAAAAACAATATCATTGTCTGCTCTCCCCGCCATGTTTCCAGCTCCCTTTTTTCTGTCCAAAATCATCTGCTGTCCCAGCTTCCCCCGGAACAAAGATATTTCGCGGATGGCATCGAGAGCGCCCTTGTCCTGGCAAAGGCGAAAATGGGCTATACTCTGTATCCGGATATGCCTCAGATCCGGGAGCCTGGTCTTGTCTATATTCCGATCAGAGATCTTCCTATGCTCTCTTTTGGCGTTTTCTATCAGCAAAGCGACGACTATCCGGTAATGAAGCGGTTCCTTCGCCTGCTTCAGGATTTTTTGCAGAAGGATTTCTCTTCATAA
- a CDS encoding FAD-binding protein, whose product MNSKTKSYPHLFSPITIRGQKIKNRIVSSPNSGGPNLYRAGVNGFSSFTETAAHYFASLAKGGVGIVHTGHLGVDPRYYLGGNRERFDFFSDDIHEHQLTIMHMMTDLIHAYGAKAAIELNHGGHYGPPAGDWKCLGPCTTTLENGVEVQGMDEEEMNRVADYFANAAWIGKRGGFDIVNVHAGHNWLLSEFFSPVVNKRTDEYGGSVENRARFPLMVMKRIREKVGDDMIIQMRFTANEGLPGGITQEEVLETLKLFEGIVDIVQCSAGKIWNHMSEGYLFPMPYMEHGCNAFLAKAVHGKLNMIIETVGGINEPEMAEEFIKNGTCDLVASARSFVADNMWAEKARSGRADEIRPCIRCLRCMRYSSEPQTGCSVCTVNPTRILHTPLPETTPFVKKKVAVVGGGPAGMQAAQSLAEKGHDVILYEQSEKLGGRLSFTDHVEFKDDVGRYRDYLIRMVSKAPNIKVLLNTKATPQLLSLEAPDAIVLAIGAEKFIPPVPGADGPNVIHAGDIYENLDKLGKQIVMVGGGLVGCETTIYLQSHGYSVDVVEMESKLMKDAQSELPYEVFFTEFFMTHEYSRDHHDLYSIPEIDRVKIHLNSRCTKITEEGVYVMDNDGKETFLKCDTVILATGFRPNETLKSAYDGLAYDVIPIGDCDHVGDILNTSFSGYSVGMRI is encoded by the coding sequence ATGAACTCAAAGACGAAATCTTATCCACATCTTTTCAGCCCCATCACGATCCGGGGGCAAAAGATCAAAAACCGGATCGTATCTTCTCCCAACAGCGGAGGACCAAATCTGTACCGTGCCGGCGTCAATGGTTTTTCTTCTTTTACCGAGACTGCCGCCCATTATTTTGCCAGCCTGGCGAAAGGCGGCGTCGGCATCGTGCATACCGGTCATCTTGGGGTAGATCCCCGCTACTATCTGGGCGGGAACCGGGAACGGTTTGACTTTTTCAGCGATGACATCCATGAACATCAACTGACCATTATGCACATGATGACGGATTTGATCCACGCTTACGGAGCAAAAGCCGCCATCGAACTGAACCACGGCGGACATTACGGCCCTCCGGCCGGAGACTGGAAATGCCTTGGGCCATGCACCACCACTCTGGAAAATGGCGTGGAAGTACAAGGGATGGACGAAGAGGAAATGAACCGGGTAGCCGATTATTTCGCCAATGCGGCCTGGATCGGAAAACGGGGCGGCTTTGACATCGTCAACGTACATGCCGGCCACAACTGGCTGCTCAGCGAATTCTTCTCACCGGTGGTAAACAAACGGACCGATGAATACGGCGGCAGCGTAGAAAACCGCGCCCGCTTCCCGCTCATGGTAATGAAGCGGATTCGTGAAAAAGTGGGCGATGATATGATCATCCAGATGCGTTTTACCGCTAATGAAGGCCTGCCAGGAGGAATCACACAGGAAGAGGTGCTGGAAACTCTCAAATTGTTTGAAGGCATAGTCGATATCGTCCAATGTTCCGCAGGAAAAATCTGGAACCATATGAGTGAAGGATACCTGTTCCCCATGCCTTATATGGAACATGGCTGCAATGCTTTTCTGGCAAAAGCGGTCCATGGAAAATTGAACATGATCATCGAGACGGTAGGCGGCATCAATGAACCGGAGATGGCGGAAGAATTTATTAAAAACGGAACCTGTGATTTGGTTGCCTCCGCCCGCAGCTTCGTAGCAGACAACATGTGGGCGGAAAAGGCAAGATCCGGACGTGCGGATGAGATCCGGCCCTGCATACGGTGTCTGCGCTGCATGCGCTATAGTTCAGAGCCTCAGACTGGCTGCAGCGTCTGTACCGTCAATCCTACCCGTATTTTACATACACCATTGCCGGAAACCACGCCTTTTGTCAAGAAAAAGGTGGCTGTTGTCGGAGGCGGTCCGGCCGGTATGCAGGCAGCTCAATCACTAGCAGAAAAAGGCCATGACGTCATTCTCTATGAACAGTCTGAGAAATTAGGCGGAAGGCTTTCTTTCACAGACCACGTGGAATTCAAAGATGACGTGGGAAGATACCGGGATTATTTGATCCGTATGGTCTCCAAAGCGCCAAATATCAAGGTGCTGCTGAACACAAAAGCAACGCCCCAGCTTCTTTCTCTGGAAGCCCCGGACGCCATCGTTCTTGCCATAGGCGCCGAGAAGTTCATCCCTCCAGTTCCCGGCGCGGATGGCCCAAATGTAATCCACGCAGGCGATATCTATGAGAATCTGGACAAACTGGGAAAACAGATTGTCATGGTAGGCGGCGGCCTGGTAGGCTGCGAGACAACCATTTATCTTCAGTCCCATGGGTATTCCGTCGATGTGGTGGAGATGGAGTCCAAACTGATGAAGGATGCGCAGAGTGAACTTCCCTATGAAGTCTTCTTTACAGAATTCTTCATGACACATGAGTATTCCCGCGACCATCACGACCTGTATTCTATCCCGGAGATCGACCGGGTAAAGATCCACTTAAATTCCAGGTGTACTAAGATCACGGAGGAAGGCGTATATGTAATGGACAACGATGGAAAAGAAACCTTCCTGAAGTGCGATACCGTCATCCTGGCTACCGGATTCCGGCCCAACGAAACCTTAAAGAGCGCTTATGACGGTCTCGCCTACGATGTGATCCCTATCGGAGACTGCGATCACGTAGGCGATATCCTGAACACATCCTTCTCCGGGTATAGTGTGGGAATGCGGATTTAA
- a CDS encoding D-alanine--poly(phosphoribitol) ligase: protein MKNILEYLEHTQRTYPDKIAVDDGNLQISWKELTDMAKRMGTAFERQVPKGSPVVILMEKSAVVLAAMLGTVYAGCFYVMIDPGQPSERTKKIFETLKPGLVVGDENTKERMAEIGEKVPVCLLEEALKIAADEEKLSKIRAESKETDLLYGLFTSGSTGNPKGVVVSHQAVIRFIGHFTDIFGIHAEDRLGNQAPFDFDVSVKDIYSCILTGATLVLIPKAYFSIPAKLVDLLCEQKVTVLVWAVSALCLISSLKGLEYRIPERVRMIMFSGEVMPGKQLRLWQEALPDTEFINLYGPTEITCNCTYYKLQGKWDMREKLPIGQAFPGREVFLSDETGKRITEPGHTGEICVAGESLSDGYYNNEAETRKRFCMEPDPDGKERRCYHTGDLGYFGEDGQLFFAGRKDFQIKHMGHRIELEEIERWLEQVRGVERSCCVLDQERKRLAAFYTGTIKPCEVRTGLKQKVPSYMVPGKIVQVAAMPLNKNGKTDRSYFQKKLEV from the coding sequence ATGAAAAATATATTGGAATATCTGGAACATACACAGAGGACTTATCCGGACAAGATCGCGGTGGATGATGGAAACCTTCAGATATCATGGAAAGAACTGACAGATATGGCAAAGCGTATGGGAACTGCGTTTGAAAGACAGGTGCCCAAGGGAAGTCCTGTGGTCATTCTGATGGAGAAAAGCGCCGTAGTGCTGGCGGCTATGCTGGGAACGGTGTATGCGGGATGTTTCTATGTGATGATAGATCCGGGACAGCCATCGGAGCGGACGAAGAAGATCTTCGAGACTTTAAAGCCGGGATTGGTAGTGGGGGATGAAAATACGAAGGAACGAATGGCAGAGATTGGCGAAAAAGTCCCTGTCTGTCTTTTGGAAGAAGCGCTGAAAATAGCGGCAGATGAGGAGAAACTATCCAAGATCCGCGCAGAAAGCAAAGAGACAGACCTTCTCTATGGCCTGTTTACATCAGGCTCTACAGGAAATCCCAAGGGCGTGGTGGTAAGCCATCAGGCAGTAATCCGATTTATTGGACATTTTACTGATATTTTTGGGATTCATGCAGAAGACAGGCTCGGCAACCAAGCGCCTTTTGACTTTGATGTGTCGGTAAAAGATATTTACTCTTGCATTCTGACAGGAGCTACGCTGGTACTGATTCCCAAAGCATATTTTTCTATTCCGGCCAAATTGGTAGATCTTCTCTGCGAACAAAAGGTGACGGTCCTTGTCTGGGCGGTATCCGCCCTCTGCCTGATCTCGTCTTTAAAAGGATTGGAATACCGGATCCCCGAAAGAGTGCGCATGATCATGTTCAGCGGAGAAGTCATGCCGGGAAAACAGCTGCGGCTTTGGCAGGAAGCGCTGCCAGATACGGAATTCATCAATCTTTATGGCCCTACGGAGATCACTTGTAATTGTACTTATTACAAGCTCCAGGGGAAATGGGATATGCGGGAGAAGCTTCCTATTGGACAAGCTTTTCCAGGCCGGGAAGTATTCCTTTCGGACGAAACGGGGAAAAGGATCACAGAGCCAGGGCATACAGGTGAGATCTGTGTGGCCGGGGAATCTTTGTCCGATGGATATTATAACAATGAGGCAGAGACAAGAAAACGATTCTGCATGGAACCGGATCCGGATGGAAAGGAAAGACGCTGCTACCATACAGGGGATCTGGGGTATTTTGGAGAGGATGGCCAGCTGTTCTTCGCGGGCAGAAAGGATTTCCAGATCAAACACATGGGACATCGCATCGAATTGGAAGAAATCGAGCGGTGGCTGGAACAGGTCCGGGGAGTAGAAAGAAGCTGCTGTGTCCTGGATCAGGAGAGGAAAAGACTGGCCGCCTTTTATACAGGAACGATCAAGCCCTGTGAGGTAAGAACAGGACTAAAGCAAAAAGTACCATCTTATATGGTGCCGGGCAAGATCGTCCAGGTGGCGGCTATGCCCCTCAATAAGAATGGAAAGACGGACAGAAGCTATTTTCAAAAGAAATTGGAGGTGTGA
- a CDS encoding LysR family transcriptional regulator, with translation MELRVLNYFLMTAREENITKAAKLLHITQPTLSRQLMQLEEELGVTLFERGKHSITLTEDGRLLWRRAQEILELAEKTKEDFLQKESSLTGELAIGSGELRSSRFLARVLASFQKQHPLVRYEVYSGNSDNIKERIEQGTLDLGILVEPVDISKYEFIRLPEKETWGVLVREDSELAEKEKVKPEDLVGVPLIMTRRIMLQNEIFHWFGSYAEEINIVAGGNLWYNLVAMVEGGVGVGLTLNLNCKYENVKFIPLSPEMESRTVLAWKKAQAFSPVTKAFISHARKEIREYV, from the coding sequence TTGGAATTACGGGTTTTGAACTATTTTTTGATGACCGCCCGAGAGGAAAATATTACTAAGGCGGCGAAGCTTCTGCATATCACTCAGCCCACCCTTTCCCGGCAGCTTATGCAGTTGGAGGAAGAACTGGGAGTCACCTTGTTTGAGCGCGGGAAGCACAGTATCACGCTGACGGAAGACGGCCGGCTGCTTTGGCGCCGGGCCCAGGAGATCTTGGAATTGGCGGAGAAGACCAAGGAAGATTTCCTGCAGAAAGAAAGCAGCCTGACAGGGGAACTTGCCATTGGAAGCGGCGAACTGAGAAGTTCCCGTTTTCTGGCCAGGGTCCTGGCCTCTTTTCAAAAGCAGCATCCGCTGGTCCGGTATGAGGTCTACAGCGGTAACTCCGACAATATCAAAGAACGGATCGAACAGGGGACACTGGATCTGGGTATCCTGGTAGAGCCTGTGGATATCAGTAAGTATGAGTTTATACGGCTTCCAGAGAAAGAGACCTGGGGAGTCCTGGTAAGAGAAGATTCTGAACTGGCTGAGAAGGAGAAGGTAAAGCCGGAGGATCTAGTGGGAGTTCCTCTGATCATGACCCGCCGTATCATGCTGCAGAATGAGATCTTCCACTGGTTTGGATCTTACGCGGAAGAAATCAATATCGTGGCTGGAGGAAATCTTTGGTATAATCTGGTGGCTATGGTGGAAGGAGGGGTAGGCGTAGGACTAACGCTGAATTTGAATTGCAAATATGAAAATGTAAAATTTATTCCTCTTTCTCCGGAAATGGAATCCAGGACGGTGCTGGCCTGGAAGAAAGCGCAGGCCTTTTCGCCTGTTACGAAAGCGTTTATCAGTCATGCCAGGAAAGAGATCCGGGAATATGTATAG
- a CDS encoding helix-turn-helix transcriptional regulator, which translates to MDIEEKKGQQMQGTGCDCPIIYVFHLVSRKWVMDVLCKLNKYQVMRYGEIKKAVPGITNMALTQVLKELAANGVIDRIQYNEIPPHTEYSLTEQGKELIRALYSVARWGLKQMSEKGHSTCADKCYSMYYEYIPADKEKEVFQYPKVYDERYQRYYNEILEAGGREYSTEEQLEAFLLVMLRVLTEDGKSSARWAMFFFIREDTENYLQKERPQYQILRELIEEGKAEGKIKVPMETDYILEMISKIVTGCIGDWQMEKCVYDVIERNRAMIHWFCQSLFQA; encoded by the coding sequence ATGGATATTGAAGAAAAGAAAGGGCAGCAGATGCAGGGAACTGGATGTGATTGCCCGATCATCTATGTCTTTCATCTGGTTTCGCGGAAATGGGTGATGGATGTGCTTTGTAAATTGAATAAGTATCAGGTCATGCGATACGGTGAGATTAAAAAAGCAGTTCCAGGAATCACCAATATGGCGCTGACGCAGGTGTTGAAGGAATTGGCAGCCAATGGAGTCATTGACCGGATTCAGTACAATGAGATCCCGCCACATACGGAATACTCTCTGACAGAACAAGGGAAAGAACTGATTCGGGCCTTGTACAGCGTAGCCCGATGGGGCTTAAAGCAGATGAGTGAAAAAGGCCATTCTACCTGTGCAGATAAATGTTACAGCATGTATTATGAATACATCCCGGCGGATAAGGAGAAAGAGGTCTTCCAGTATCCAAAGGTATATGACGAACGCTATCAGCGGTATTACAATGAAATTCTGGAAGCGGGAGGACGTGAATATTCCACAGAAGAGCAGTTGGAAGCATTCCTGCTGGTCATGCTGCGGGTACTGACTGAGGATGGAAAGAGTTCAGCCCGGTGGGCAATGTTCTTCTTTATCCGAGAGGATACAGAGAATTACCTGCAAAAAGAACGGCCCCAGTATCAGATTCTGCGGGAGCTGATCGAAGAGGGGAAAGCAGAGGGGAAAATAAAGGTACCAATGGAAACAGACTATATTCTGGAGATGATCTCCAAGATCGTTACAGGATGTATCGGAGACTGGCAGATGGAGAAATGCGTTTATGACGTGATCGAGCGCAACAGAGCTATGATCCATTGGTTCTGCCAATCTTTATTTCAAGCATAA
- a CDS encoding ABC transporter ATP-binding protein, which yields MKNGNRMTSFYVLRRLLAYMVKSYKFSFLMVVVCIIISACATMQGMLFVQALVDDYILPLLQAQEPDFGPLAAALVKIVGIYILGVAASYSYNRIMVNVSQGTMKKFRDDLFANMESLPIRYFDTHAHGDIMSVYTNDVDTLRQLFSQSIPQIINSAATLAAALVSMLVLNIPLTIATVLIGMVMLKVTAVFSRLSARCFQKQQTDLGNVDGYIEEMMDGQKAVKVFCREKQTVEEFKKLNDQLRDSADKANRYANLLMPVNANIGNLSYVICAVIGALLALNGTMGVTAGTVIAFVGLNKNFNQPIAQISQQMNSIVMGAAGAQRVFRLLDEKPEEDQGYVELVNAKEHMDGTLEETDERTGLWAWKHPHKAEGTVTYEKMKGSIIFDDVDFGYEDSKMVLHNIKMYAKPGQKVALVGATGAGKTTITNLINRFYDIQDGKIRYDDININKIKKPDLRRSLGMVLQDTHLFTGTVMDNIRYGKLEAADDECIAAAKLANADGFIRRLPDGYQTMLTGDGGNLSQGQRQLIAIARAAVADPPVLILDEATSSIDTRTEGLIQAGMDALMKGRTTFVIAHRLSTIKNADCIMVMEQGRIIERGSHEELMEAKGKYYQLYTGNFAA from the coding sequence ATGAAAAACGGAAATAGGATGACATCTTTCTATGTATTGAGGCGGCTGCTGGCTTATATGGTCAAAAGCTATAAATTTTCATTTTTGATGGTGGTGGTCTGTATTATCATTTCTGCCTGCGCGACTATGCAGGGGATGTTATTCGTCCAGGCGCTGGTGGATGACTATATCCTTCCGCTGCTGCAGGCACAAGAGCCGGACTTTGGACCGCTGGCCGCCGCCCTGGTGAAGATTGTCGGTATCTATATCTTGGGAGTGGCGGCCTCCTATAGTTATAACCGGATCATGGTCAATGTGAGCCAGGGAACGATGAAGAAATTTCGCGATGATCTTTTTGCGAACATGGAATCTCTTCCGATCAGATATTTTGATACCCATGCGCACGGAGACATTATGTCTGTGTACACCAACGATGTGGATACGCTGCGTCAGCTTTTCAGCCAGAGTATTCCCCAGATCATTAATTCGGCGGCGACTCTTGCGGCGGCGCTTGTCTCCATGCTGGTATTGAATATCCCATTGACCATAGCGACTGTGCTCATAGGAATGGTTATGCTGAAAGTTACGGCGGTTTTTTCCAGGCTCTCTGCACGGTGTTTCCAGAAGCAGCAGACGGATCTTGGAAATGTGGACGGCTATATCGAAGAGATGATGGACGGTCAGAAGGCAGTAAAAGTGTTCTGCCGCGAGAAACAGACCGTAGAAGAATTCAAGAAGCTGAATGACCAGCTCCGGGACAGCGCGGATAAAGCCAATCGGTATGCCAATCTTCTTATGCCGGTCAACGCGAATATCGGGAATTTGAGTTATGTGATCTGTGCTGTGATCGGAGCACTGCTGGCGCTGAATGGAACCATGGGAGTGACGGCAGGAACGGTGATCGCATTTGTGGGCTTGAATAAGAACTTTAACCAGCCCATCGCGCAGATCAGCCAGCAGATGAATTCTATCGTTATGGGGGCGGCCGGAGCTCAGAGAGTCTTCCGGCTTCTGGATGAAAAGCCGGAGGAAGATCAGGGCTATGTAGAATTGGTCAACGCCAAAGAGCATATGGACGGGACATTGGAGGAAACGGATGAAAGGACCGGACTGTGGGCATGGAAGCATCCTCATAAAGCAGAAGGGACAGTCACTTACGAGAAAATGAAGGGAAGCATCATTTTTGATGACGTGGATTTCGGCTATGAGGATTCTAAGATGGTACTGCATAATATCAAGATGTACGCAAAACCGGGGCAGAAGGTGGCGCTGGTGGGAGCTACTGGAGCCGGTAAGACTACGATCACGAATCTGATCAACCGGTTCTATGATATCCAGGATGGAAAGATCCGATATGACGACATCAATATCAATAAGATCAAGAAGCCGGATCTTCGCCGTTCTCTGGGGATGGTACTGCAGGACACTCATCTGTTTACTGGAACAGTCATGGACAACATCCGCTATGGAAAGCTGGAGGCGGCCGATGATGAATGTATCGCGGCTGCGAAGCTTGCCAACGCGGACGGGTTTATCCGCAGGCTTCCGGATGGATACCAGACTATGCTTACCGGTGACGGCGGCAATCTGAGCCAGGGACAGCGCCAGCTTATTGCGATCGCAAGAGCGGCGGTGGCAGATCCTCCAGTATTGATCCTGGATGAGGCCACATCCTCCATTGATACCCGGACAGAAGGATTGATCCAGGCGGGAATGGATGCCTTGATGAAAGGAAGGACTACCTTTGTTATCGCACATCGTCTGTCTACGATCAAGAACGCGGATTGTATCATGGTCATGGAACAGGGAAGGATCATTGAGCGGGGAAGCCATGAAGAACTAATGGAGGCCAAGGGGAAATATTATCAGTTATATACAGGGAATTTTGCGGCATAA
- a CDS encoding type II toxin-antitoxin system RelE/ParE family toxin, translating into MGYSLVITERADELLDEIVYYLLYQLKNQQAAEHLLTNIDRVYTRLQENPYQFPESRDRFLRQMNYREAILSEMKYVIFFRIENRTVYVVGIFHQLEDYPRKM; encoded by the coding sequence ATGGGATACAGTTTGGTGATCACGGAGCGGGCAGATGAACTCTTGGATGAAATTGTGTACTATTTATTATATCAGTTAAAAAATCAACAGGCAGCAGAGCATTTGTTGACAAACATTGATCGCGTGTATACCCGTTTGCAGGAAAATCCGTATCAGTTTCCGGAAAGCAGGGACAGATTTCTAAGGCAGATGAATTACAGGGAAGCTATACTGTCAGAAATGAAGTATGTGATCTTTTTTCGAATTGAAAATCGTACCGTTTATGTCGTCGGGATTTTTCATCAGTTAGAAGATTACCCCAGAAAAATGTAG
- a CDS encoding type II toxin-antitoxin system Phd/YefM family antitoxin, with protein MPQIIPIKDLKNTAEISELCHSTDEPVYITKNGYGDMVIMSIENFEGLIRRLQRYQEIEISERQIIEGKVKDAKSALTLMGEKYGIQFGDHGAGR; from the coding sequence ATGCCACAGATTATTCCAATCAAAGATTTAAAAAACACGGCGGAAATCTCTGAATTATGCCATAGTACAGACGAACCGGTCTATATTACAAAAAATGGATATGGGGATATGGTTATCATGAGTATTGAAAATTTTGAAGGTCTTATAAGAAGACTGCAGAGATACCAGGAGATAGAAATTTCGGAGAGACAGATCATAGAGGGGAAGGTAAAGGACGCAAAGAGCGCTCTTACGTTAATGGGGGAGAAGTATGGGATACAGTTTGGTGATCACGGAGCGGGCAGATGA
- a CDS encoding acyl carrier protein, which produces MDKLMDILRDIDDSIDYEKETALVSGRILDSFGVITLVSELESAFGIQIEAAEMTPENFDSAQALWAMIQRLKG; this is translated from the coding sequence ATGGATAAATTGATGGATATTTTAAGGGATATTGATGACAGTATAGATTATGAGAAGGAGACGGCGCTGGTCAGCGGGAGGATACTGGACTCTTTTGGAGTGATCACTCTGGTGTCAGAACTGGAGTCCGCATTCGGAATCCAGATTGAGGCGGCGGAGATGACGCCGGAAAACTTTGACTCTGCGCAGGCGCTCTGGGCAATGATCCAAAGATTAAAAGGGTAG
- a CDS encoding ABC transporter ATP-binding protein, which produces MKTVLAQIKQYKKETFLTMGFTTLEVIMEVLLPFITAMIIDDGLERADMPAILRLGMLMIVMAGVSLLSGAMAGKYAASASAGFACNLRERMYTCVQDYSFSNIDKFSTAGLVTRMTTDVTNVQNAFHMIIRIAVRAPLMLICSMVMCFAINYRLSLVFLGAMCFLAVILGLIMVRSFPVFREVFDRYDNLNASIQENVTAIRVVKAYVREDYEKQKFGKAAHDLYRLFVKAEAMLAVNNPAMMLSVYGCITAVSWFGAHFIVAGSMSTGDITSLFSYITSIMMALMMLSMVFVMVTMSAASVRRISEVLEEKPDLQDPKEPVTEVADGSIDFEHVSFSYKHGTGEDTLKDIDLHIRSGETIGIIGGTGCGKSSLVSLISRLYDVSEGTVKVGGRDVREYDMKALRDQVSVVLQKNVLFSGTILDNLRWGNEEAAVEECEQACEAACADEFIDRLPKGYDTWIERGGANVSGGQKQRLCIARALLKRPKVLILDDSTSAVDTATDARIRRAFQTYIPGTTKIIIAQRVSSVEDADRILVLDAGRINAFDTHEHLLETNEIYRDIYESQTQGGGDFDQAVS; this is translated from the coding sequence ATGAAAACGGTTTTGGCGCAAATAAAGCAATATAAGAAAGAAACATTCCTGACAATGGGATTCACAACTCTGGAAGTGATCATGGAGGTTTTGCTGCCATTTATCACTGCCATGATCATTGACGACGGCTTGGAACGCGCAGACATGCCGGCGATCTTAAGACTAGGGATGCTGATGATCGTGATGGCGGGAGTCAGCCTTCTGTCCGGTGCTATGGCGGGGAAATACGCGGCCAGCGCCTCGGCTGGCTTTGCCTGTAATCTGAGAGAACGTATGTATACCTGCGTACAGGATTATTCGTTTTCCAATATTGACAAATTCAGTACAGCAGGGCTTGTCACAAGGATGACTACGGACGTGACCAATGTACAGAACGCGTTTCACATGATCATCCGCATCGCGGTGCGGGCGCCGCTTATGCTGATCTGCAGCATGGTGATGTGTTTTGCCATCAATTACCGGCTGAGTCTGGTGTTTCTGGGAGCCATGTGTTTTCTGGCGGTGATCCTGGGATTGATCATGGTACGGTCCTTCCCCGTATTTCGAGAAGTATTTGACCGGTATGACAACCTAAACGCAAGCATCCAGGAGAATGTGACGGCAATCCGCGTAGTAAAGGCTTATGTAAGAGAAGACTATGAGAAACAAAAATTTGGTAAGGCGGCCCATGATCTTTATCGTCTGTTTGTGAAAGCGGAAGCTATGCTGGCTGTAAATAATCCGGCAATGATGCTGTCAGTCTATGGGTGTATCACGGCTGTATCCTGGTTTGGGGCCCATTTTATCGTGGCGGGAAGTATGAGCACCGGAGATATCACATCTTTGTTCAGCTATATCACGTCGATCATGATGGCGTTGATGATGTTATCAATGGTTTTTGTAATGGTTACCATGAGCGCGGCCAGCGTAAGGCGTATTTCTGAAGTGCTGGAAGAGAAACCGGACCTCCAGGATCCTAAGGAACCGGTGACAGAAGTGGCAGACGGAAGTATTGATTTTGAACACGTCAGCTTTTCCTATAAGCACGGAACTGGAGAAGATACACTGAAGGATATCGATCTGCATATCCGCTCCGGAGAAACCATTGGGATTATTGGAGGGACAGGCTGTGGGAAATCCAGTCTGGTCAGTCTGATCAGCCGGCTCTATGATGTATCGGAAGGGACGGTGAAAGTCGGCGGAAGAGACGTCCGCGAGTACGATATGAAAGCATTAAGAGATCAGGTCTCTGTAGTACTGCAAAAAAACGTCCTTTTCTCAGGCACGATCCTGGACAATCTGCGGTGGGGGAATGAAGAAGCTGCGGTTGAAGAGTGCGAACAAGCCTGTGAGGCTGCCTGCGCCGATGAATTTATCGATCGTCTGCCGAAAGGGTACGATACCTGGATCGAGAGAGGCGGCGCCAACGTGTCAGGCGGGCAAAAGCAGAGACTCTGTATCGCAAGAGCTCTTTTGAAGAGACCGAAGGTGCTGATCCTGGATGATTCGACCAGTGCTGTGGATACGGCGACGGATGCCAGAATCCGCAGAGCGTTTCAAACGTATATTCCGGGGACAACAAAGATCATCATTGCCCAGAGAGTTTCCAGTGTAGAGGACGCGGACCGGATTCTGGTATTAGACGCGGGAAGGATCAATGCTTTTGATACCCATGAACATTTATTGGAAACCAATGAGATCTATCGGGATATCTATGAATCCCAGACCCAGGGCGGCGGAGACTTTGACCAGGCGGTTTCATAA